A single genomic interval of Spinacia oleracea cultivar Varoflay chromosome 6, BTI_SOV_V1, whole genome shotgun sequence harbors:
- the LOC110801805 gene encoding uncharacterized protein: MAYVHILVLYLSCFLIIQFGSARVDITTTEFLRDSETLESSKAFFKFGFFSPINSTNRYVGIWYNKEVDDRLEVVWVANRENPLNDSSGVLKLSEDGNLQLFDGRNKRIWSSNVSVKNVVNSPVAQLLNTGKLVLLSNASGIIMWQSFDHPTDSLLPHMEVRITENTTVMPLLASWKSASDPAVARFTASIVQRSLLEIFIWDGDLPYWRSGPWDGRLFVGVRAMYYSAQAVGFRPENDNEGPRSLSFSMTSQRVTEHYVLAYDGMLSQKDWEDDRGDWTVIWQSIEHECDIYGKCGEFGSCNSKNSPICRCLRGFEPRNNQEWSAGNWSNGCVRGTPLQCGTRGGKTDGFLRLRNVKVPDNTTWMDSVDDGDCQRQCLGNCSCSAYAYTFGFGCMIWSGSLIDIQEFSSAGVDLFVRVAHSELAGKTSKWKVVVPGIVIGGTAVLVVSLYSLWRWLHRRYAGKKAANKESNWHNNMGGSKLSNAEFQDLPLLKFETLVLATNNFSVSKKLGQGGFGPVYKGKFEDGQEVAVKRLSRASGQGQQEFMNEVAVISKLQHRNLVRLLGCCVEGEEKLLVYEYMPNKSLDALLFDPSGREHLDWKKRFNIIKAISRGLLYLHRDSRLRIIHRDLKASNILLDGNLNPKISDFGMAKIFGGSQDQGDTKRIVGTYGYMSPEYAMEGRFSEKSDVYSFGVLLLEIVSGRRNSSFKDEESLSLLAHAWKLWNEGGILSLVDPAISALDFEAEILRCIQIGLLSVQEFPEDRPSITTVVTMIESEVTDLPCPTQPGFTQRRIAFMNGVQQNVRDCYSVNGASITSLGGRGKQSNFLYSLLLDIMDYYLHLLFIFLSWYGVSGFGSVRNTITTTQFLRDPDTLVSINTIFKFGFFSPINSTNRYVGIWYNKEVADAIEVVWVANRETPLTDSSGVVKISGIGNLQVLDGKNKSIWSSNVTTNYKANITSYVAKLLDAGNLVLHANDVIIWQSFDHLTDTLLHNTKLRLDDENHTPAFPRIASWKSSSDPSIGRFTAGLIHSRLPEIFVWDGDRPYWRSGPGYGNMFLGVKAMYYFAQEDGFDIENETGGTPILSFSSASRNVTEHYVLNYDGQLLKRDYSEANGSIGGYWFNLWWSVFSDCDIYGKCGEFGSCNSDHSPICSCLNGFQPRNNTEWNAGNWSRGCKRKTPLQKCGTVGGGEEDGFLRLRNTKVPENATWLYSEGEEDCRQTCLGNCACLAYAYYLGLGCLIWNETLIDIQEFTSVGVDLFIRVAHSELVVTKPQQQGKASKTKLILMIVMIGLATISVIMLIYCVWRRTNKRNGVTRVVRNKTLLQTSTPKDGTSKVEIGDLPVFGLEKLTIATDHFQDFNKLGRGGFGSVYKGKLEDGQEIAVKRLSKGSGQGLKEFMTEVLVISKLQHRNLVKLLGCCIEGEEKMLVYEYMPNKSLDALLFDSKYQKILDWKKRFNIILGICRGLLYLHRDSRLRIIHRDLKASNILLDGNFNPKISDFGMARIFGGNQDQGDTKRIVGTYGYMSPEYAMEGRFSEKSDVFSLGVLLLEIVSGRRNNLFKDEDSLSLLGYAWNSWNEGNILSLIDPTISESAFHGEILKCVQLGLLCVQEFPNDRPSVSMVISMIESEVTDLPSPSQPGFTQRRVGSPKLGQQNGDENCSVDRVSITVLMGR, from the exons ATGGCTTATGTCCACATCCTTGTTCTCTATCTTTCCTGCTTTTTGATCATTCAGTTCGGTTCAGCTCGAGTGGATATTACAACCACTGAATTTCTAAGAGATTCAGAAACATTAGAGTCTAGTAAAGCCTTTTTCAAGTTTGGTTTTTTCAGCCCCATTAACTCAACAAATCGCTATGTTGGAATCTGGTATAATAAGGAAGTTGATGATAGATTGGAAGTGGTATGGGTAGCCAACAGGGAAAACCCATTGAATGATTCTTCTGGGGTGCTCAAATTATCTGAGGATGGAAATCTTCAACTCTTTGATGGACGAAACAAGAGAATTTGGTCATCAAATGTATCAGTTAAGAATGTGGTAAATAGTCCTGTTGCTCAACTTCTAAATACTGGAAAGCTTGTTTTACTTTCCAATGCCAGTGGTATTATCATGTGGCAGAGTTTTGACCATCCTACAGACTCATTGTTGCCACATATGGAAGTAAGAATTACAGAGAATACAACTGTAATGCCACTGCTTGCATCTTGGAAGAGTGCATCAGATCCAGCAGTTGCACGTTTTACAGCGAGTATAGTTCAGCGCAGCCTCTTAGAAATCTTCATCTGGGATGGTGATCTTCCTTATTGGCGATCAGGACCTTGGGATGGTCGTCTGTTTGTGGGAGTACGAGCTATGTACTATTCTGCACAGGCTGTTGGATTTCGTCCTGAAAATGACAATGAAGGCCCACGTAGCCTATCTTTTTCTATGACAAGCCAAAGAGTTACTGAACACTATGTATTGGCTTATGACGGTATGCTGTCACAAAAAGACTGGGAAGATGATAGAGGGGATTGGACAGTTATATGGCAGTCAATTGAACATGAATGTGATATTTACGGAAAGTGTGGAGAATTTGGAAGTTGTAACTCAAAAAATTCACCAATTTGTAGATGCTTGAGGGGGTTTGAACCTAGGAATAACCAAGAATGGAGTGCAGGGAATTGGAGCAATGGGTGTGTTAGGGGAACACCTTTGCAGTGCGGGACTAGAGGAGGGAAAACAGATGGATTTTTGAGATTAAGGAATGTGAAAGTGCCTGATAATACCACGTGGATGGATTCAGTTGATGATGGGGATTGCCAGAGACAATGCCTAGGGAATTGTTCCTGTTCAGCTTATGCTTATACTTTTGGTTTTGGGTGTATGATCTGGAGTGGAAGTTTGATTGACATTCAGGAATTCTCCTCTGCTGGGGTTGATCTTTTTGTTCGGGTGGCTCATTCAGAACTAG CAGGTAAAACCAGTAAATGGAAAGTAGTTGTTCCAGGTATAGTGATCGGGGGTACAGCTGTGTTAGTTGTCTCTCTGTACAGTCTATGGAGGTGGTTGCATCGACGATATG CAGGCAAGAAGGCTGCAAACAAGGAATCAAATTGGCATAATAACATGGGTGGTTCTAAGTTAAGTAATGCTGAATTCCAAGATTTACCAttgttgaaatttgaaactCTGGTGCTTGCAACGAACAACTTTTCAGTAAGTAAAAAGCTTGGACAAGGTGGTTTTGGTCCTGTGTACAAG GGTAAATTTGAAGATGGACAAGAGGTTGCTGTAAAACGACTCTCAAGAGCATCAGGACAAGGTCAACAAGAATTTATGAATGAAGTGGCTGTTATTTCAAAGCTTCAGCATAGAAATCTTGTGAGACTGTTGGGCTGCTGCGTAGAAGGAGAAGAGAAATTGTTGGTGTATGAATACATGCCAAATAAGAGCTTGGATGCACTCCTCTTCG ATCCCTCTGGTCGGGAGCATTTGGACTGGAAGAAGCGCTTCAATATAATCAAAGCCATAAGTAGAGGTCTCCTTTACCTTCATAGAGATTCTAGATTGAGAATTATCCATAGAGATCTTAAAGCAAGCAACATCTTGTTAGATGGCAATCTCAATCCAAAGATATCAGACTTTGGCATGGCAAAGATATTTGGAGGCAGTCAAGACCAAGGTGACACCAAAAGGATTGTTGGCACCTA TGGTTATATGTCTCCGGAGTATGCAATGGAAGGTCGGTTTTCAGAAAAGTCAGATGTGTATAGCTTTGGTGTACTGCTACTAGAGATTGTTAGTGGAAGAAGGAACAGCAGCTTCAAAGATGAGGAGTCTTTGAGCCTTTTAGCTCAT GCATGGAAATTGTGGAATGAGGGCGGCATTTTGTCATTGGTCGATCCAGCGATTTCAGCATTAGACTTCGAAGCAGAGATTTTGAGGTGCATACAGATAGGACTACTGTCCGTACAAGAATTTCCTGAAGATAGACCAAGCATTACCACAGTTGTAACCATGATAGAGAGTGAAGTTACAGATCTTCCTTGTCCTACACAACCTGGGTTTACGCAAAGGAGAATAGCTTTTATGAATGGAGTGCAACAAAATGTCCGTGATTGTTATTCGGTTAATGGTGCTTCAATTACTTCTTTAGGTGGTCGA GGTAAACAAAGTAATTTTCTTTACTCCCTTCTACTGGATATCATGGATTATTATCTCCatcttctttttatttttctctcttggTATGGTGTCTCTGGGTTTGGTTCGGTTCGAAACACTATCACCACCACTCAGTTTCTTAGAGACCCAGATACATTAGTATCTATTAATACCATATTCAAGTTTGGTTTCTTCAGCCCAATTAACTCAACAAATCGCTACGTTGGAATCTGGTATAATAAGGAAGTTGCTGATGCAATAGAAGTGGTATGGGTAGCGAATAGGGAAACCCCACTTACTGATTCTTCTGGGGTGGTAAAGATATCTGGGATTGGAAATCTTCAGGTCTTGGATGGAAAGAACAAGAGCATTTGGTCATCAAATGTAACAACTAACTATAAGGCTAATATTACTAGCTATGTTGCTAAGCTTCTAGATGCTGGAAACCTTGTTTTACATGCAAATGATGTAATAATCTGGCAGAGTTTTGACCATCTTACAGACACTTTGTTGCATAATACGAAATTAAGGTTGGATGATGAGAATCATACACCTGCATTTCCACGGATTGCGTCGTGGAAGAGTAGTTCAGATCCATCAATTGGACGATTTACTGCTGGTTTGATTCACAGCAGGCTTCCTGAAATTTTTGTCTGGGATGGTGATCGACCTTATTGGCGATCAGGACCTGGGTACGGTAATATGTTTCTGGGAGTAAAAGCTATGTACTACTTTGCACAGGAAGATGGATTTGATATTGAAAATGAAACTGGTGGTACCCCAATCTTATCCTTTTCTTCTGCGAGCAGAAACGTTACAGAACACTATGTATTGAATTATGACGGTCAGTTGTTAAAAAGAGATTATTCGGAAGCTAATGGAAGCATTGGAGGGTATTGGTTTAATCTATGGTGGTCTGTATTTTCTGACTGTGATATTTATGGAAAGTGTGGAGAGTTTGGGAGTTGTAACTCAGATCATTCGCCTATTTGTAGTTGCTTGAACGGCTTTCAACCAAGGAATAACACAGAATGGAATGCAGGGAATTGGAGTAGAGGGTGTAAACGGAAAACACCTTTGCAGAAGTGTGGGACTGTAGGAGGAGGAGAAGAAGATGGGTTTTTGAGGTTGAGGAATACGAAAGTGCCAGAAAATGCCACGTGGTTGTACTCAGAGGGTGAGGAGGATTGCAGGCAAACTTGTCTTGGGAATTGTGCATGTTTAGCTTATGCTTATTATTTGGGTTTGGGGTGTCTGATATGGAATGAAACATTGATTGACATACAGGAATTCACATCAGTTGGTGTTGATCTTTTCATCCGGGTGGCTCATTCAGAATTAG TTGTAACTAAACCGCAGCAGCAAGGTAAAGCTAGCAAAACGAAGTTGATTCTAATGATAGTTATGATCGGATTAGCTACAATTTCTGTCATTATGCTTATATACTGTGTATGGAGGCGGACAAATAAAAGAAATG GAGTAACAAGAGTTGTGAGAAATAAGACTTTGTTGCAAACCTCTACGCCTAAAGACGGAACTAGTAAAGTTGAAATTGGAGATTTACCAGTGTTCGGATTGGAAAAGTTGACAATTGCGACAGACCACTTTCAGGATTTTAATAAGCTTGGACGAGGTGGTTTTGGTTCAGTATACAAG GGAAAATTAGAAGATGGACAGGAGATAGCAGTTAAAAGACTTTCAAAGGGATCTGGGCAAGGACTTAAAGAGTTCATGACTGAAGTGTTGGTTATTTCAAAACTTCAACACAGAAATCTTGTCAAACTGCTGGGTTGCTGTATAGAAGGAGAAGAAAAAATGCTGGTTTATGAATACATGCCTAATAAGAGCCTGGATGCACTTCTGTTTG ATTCAAAATATCAGAAAATTCTGGACTGGAAAAAGCGATTCAACATTATCCTAGGCATATGCAGAGGACTTCTTTACCTTCATCGAGATTCTAGATTAAGGATTATTCATAGGGATCTTAAAGCAAGTAACATTTTGCTGGATGGTAATTTCAATCCAAAGATATCAGACTTTGGCATGGCAAGGATATTCGGAGGCAACCAAGATCAAGGTGACACCAAAAGGATTGTTGGCACCTA TGGTTATATGTCTCCTGAGTATGCTATGGAAGGCCGTTTTTCAGAGAAGTCGGATGTGTTCAGTCTCGGGGTGCTGCTACTAGAGATTGTAAGTGGAAGAAGGAACAACTTGTTCAAGGATGAGGACTCCTTGAGCCTCTTAGGTTAT GCATGGAATTCGTGGAATGAGGGGAATATTTTGTCATTGATTGATCCAACAATTTCTGAATCGGCCTTTCATGGTGAGATTTTGAAGTGCGTACAACTAGGACTGTTATGCGTGCAAGAATTTCCTAATGATAGACCGAGTGTTTCCATGGTTATTTCGATGATTGAAAGCGAGGTTACAGATCTTCCTAGTCCATCTCAACCTGGCTTTACACAAAGAAGAGTAGGTTCTCCTAAACTAGGCCAACAAAATGGTGATGAAAACTGTTCTGTTGATCGTGTTTCTATTACTGTCTTAATGGGTCGATGA